From Halanaeroarchaeum sulfurireducens, a single genomic window includes:
- a CDS encoding 50S ribosomal protein L13, translating to MSLAEFDADVVIDARDCVMGRVATNVAERALEGDRVAVVRAEDAVITGSRDDILEKYQKRAELGSDRGPAYPKRPDRIFKRAIRGMLPYKSKRGREAFSNVRVYVDNPFDEDGELLDGTSIDRLSNTRFVTLGEVADHLGANVTW from the coding sequence ATGAGTCTGGCAGAGTTCGACGCCGACGTCGTGATCGACGCCCGCGACTGCGTGATGGGACGCGTTGCGACGAACGTCGCCGAACGCGCCCTCGAGGGCGATCGCGTCGCGGTCGTCCGCGCCGAAGACGCGGTCATTACCGGCAGTAGGGACGACATCCTCGAGAAATACCAGAAGCGAGCGGAGCTCGGGTCCGACCGTGGCCCGGCGTACCCAAAACGCCCCGACCGCATCTTCAAGCGTGCCATTCGCGGCATGCTGCCGTACAAATCGAAGCGTGGTCGCGAGGCGTTCAGCAACGTCCGCGTGTACGTCGACAATCCGTTCGACGAGGACGGGGAGTTGCTCGACGGCACGTCCATCGACAGGCTCTCGAACACCCGCTTCGTCACGCTCGGCGAAGTCGCAGACCACCTGGGAGCGAACGTCACATGGTAA
- a CDS encoding 50S ribosomal protein L18e — MSKTSPRLSSLIAELKSVSRDSGADVWRDVAGRLEKPRRSHAEVNLSRIERYASEGETVVVPGKVLGSGALQKSVTIAAVDFSASAKTKIEHANGEALHLEQAMEQYSEGTNVRVIA, encoded by the coding sequence ATGAGCAAGACAAGTCCGAGACTTAGCAGCCTCATCGCCGAGCTTAAATCCGTCTCCCGAGATTCGGGAGCGGACGTGTGGCGTGACGTCGCCGGCCGGCTGGAGAAGCCGCGGCGGAGCCACGCCGAAGTCAATCTGAGTCGCATCGAGCGGTACGCGAGCGAGGGCGAGACGGTCGTCGTCCCGGGGAAGGTCCTCGGGTCCGGCGCCCTCCAGAAGTCGGTCACCATTGCGGCGGTCGACTTCTCCGCCAGCGCGAAGACGAAGATCGAGCACGCGAACGGCGAGGCACTACATCTAGAACAGGCAATGGAACAGTACTCCGAGGGAACGAACGTGCGGGTGATCGCATGA
- a CDS encoding DNA-directed RNA polymerase subunit D has product MAGDFDVEFIEHENRDARFLVRGITPALANGIRRAMLADVPTLSIDTVRFVENSSVMFDEQLALRLGLVPLTTPEGEFEEGEEVTLALDVQGPGTAYSGDLVTADPMVEPADTNIPIIELKEDQRLELEADAVLGRGRDHAKHQGGVAIGYRNLQHVEVVGDAAEYGDSEAQMVRGVIEEDGELIPAESFDNDLRNRYPEKEVEVNDVEDAFVFHVETDGSMSVEELVLRAVDTLYDRAAELEQAVQL; this is encoded by the coding sequence ATGGCAGGAGACTTCGACGTCGAATTCATCGAACACGAGAACCGGGACGCCCGGTTCCTCGTTCGCGGTATCACGCCAGCGCTCGCCAACGGCATCCGCCGGGCGATGCTGGCCGACGTCCCCACGCTCTCCATCGACACCGTTCGGTTCGTCGAGAATTCGAGCGTGATGTTCGACGAGCAGCTCGCACTCCGACTGGGGCTGGTCCCCCTGACCACCCCGGAGGGCGAGTTCGAGGAGGGTGAGGAGGTCACCCTCGCACTCGACGTTCAGGGACCCGGCACCGCCTACTCGGGCGACCTGGTCACCGCGGATCCGATGGTCGAGCCGGCGGACACGAACATTCCGATCATCGAGCTCAAAGAGGACCAGCGTCTCGAACTCGAGGCCGACGCAGTCCTCGGTCGTGGTCGCGACCACGCCAAACACCAGGGCGGCGTCGCGATCGGATACCGCAATCTCCAACACGTCGAGGTCGTCGGCGACGCAGCGGAATACGGGGACAGTGAGGCCCAGATGGTCCGCGGCGTCATCGAGGAGGATGGCGAGCTGATCCCCGCAGAGTCCTTCGACAACGATCTGCGAAACCGATACCCGGAGAAGGAAGTCGAAGTGAACGACGTAGAGGACGCCTTTGTCTTCCACGTCGAGACGGACGGATCGATGTCCGTCGAAGAGCTGGTGCTCCGAGCGGTCGACACGCTGTACGACCGCGCAGCGGAGCTCGAGCAGGCCGTCCAGCTATAA
- a CDS encoding 30S ribosomal protein S11: protein MAEDSKWAIAHIHASFNNTIMTITDQTGAETLAKSSGGAVVKQNRDEASPYAAMQMAEQIAETVQERGIEGVHVRVRGPGGNLQRNPGPGAQAAIRALARAGLEIGRIEDVTPIPHDGTRPPKNSGF from the coding sequence ATGGCTGAAGATTCCAAATGGGCCATCGCCCACATCCACGCTTCGTTCAACAACACCATCATGACCATCACCGACCAGACCGGTGCCGAAACGCTGGCGAAGTCGAGCGGTGGTGCGGTGGTCAAGCAGAACCGGGACGAGGCGTCCCCGTACGCAGCGATGCAGATGGCCGAACAGATCGCGGAGACGGTACAGGAACGGGGAATTGAGGGCGTCCACGTCCGCGTGCGCGGTCCTGGCGGCAACCTGCAGCGAAACCCGGGCCCGGGCGCACAGGCCGCCATTCGTGCGCTCGCACGTGCTGGCCTGGAGATCGGTCGCATCGAAGACGTGACCCCCATCCCGCACGACGGCACCCGCCCGCCGAAAAACAGCGGGTTCTAA
- a CDS encoding 30S ribosomal protein S4: MALPGENTKFYETPNHPYQGERIAEEADLLGRYGLKNKEELWRAQSELRSYRREARRLLGRTGEESADEFVSRLTRIGVLDEGDELDDVLSLDVTDVLERRFQTVVYRKGLANTVEQARQFVGHGHILIDGRRVSAPSYKVEVDVEDHIEFDESSPLADELHPERASAQE, translated from the coding sequence ATGGCACTCCCAGGCGAGAACACCAAGTTCTACGAGACGCCGAACCACCCCTACCAGGGTGAGCGCATCGCGGAGGAAGCGGACCTCCTCGGGCGCTACGGCCTGAAGAACAAAGAGGAACTCTGGCGTGCCCAGTCCGAACTCCGGTCGTACCGACGCGAGGCGCGGCGCCTCCTCGGTCGCACCGGTGAGGAGTCCGCCGACGAGTTCGTCTCCCGGCTGACTCGTATCGGCGTCCTCGACGAGGGTGACGAACTGGACGACGTCCTGTCACTCGACGTGACTGACGTGCTGGAGCGACGGTTCCAGACGGTCGTCTACCGGAAGGGCCTGGCGAACACGGTCGAGCAGGCCCGCCAGTTCGTCGGCCACGGTCACATCCTGATCGACGGACGGCGCGTGAGCGCCCCGTCGTACAAGGTCGAGGTCGACGTGGAGGACCACATCGAATTCGACGAGTCCAGCCCACTCGCGGACGAACTACACCCGGAACGGGCATCCGCACAGGAGTGA
- a CDS encoding 30S ribosomal protein S13 — translation MSSEEQEADEDLRYFVRIGQTDLDGTKTVERALNGMDGIGRRAARMIAEAADVDRTATLGRLDDDVIEDVIEAVENFADYAPDWMANRQNDFYTGDTSHVTGNQVELTRNQDINRMRMVRSYKGIRHERGQKVRGQRTKSTGRTEGTIGVNVEAIREEQAEEEEAEEEEAIE, via the coding sequence ATGAGTTCGGAAGAACAAGAAGCGGACGAGGACCTTCGATACTTCGTCCGCATCGGACAGACGGACCTCGACGGGACGAAGACCGTCGAGCGTGCCCTCAACGGAATGGACGGCATCGGCCGACGCGCGGCGAGAATGATCGCCGAAGCGGCCGACGTCGACCGGACCGCGACACTCGGCCGTCTCGACGACGACGTCATCGAAGACGTCATCGAGGCGGTCGAGAACTTCGCCGACTACGCACCCGACTGGATGGCCAATCGCCAGAACGACTTCTACACCGGCGACACGAGCCACGTGACGGGTAATCAGGTCGAGCTGACGCGAAACCAGGACATCAATCGCATGCGGATGGTCCGATCCTACAAGGGCATCCGCCACGAGCGAGGTCAGAAGGTTCGCGGTCAGCGGACGAAGTCGACCGGTCGGACCGAGGGTACCATCGGCGTGAACGTCGAGGCAATCCGTGAAGAACAGGCAGAAGAAGAGGAAGCAGAAGAAGAGGAGGCAATTGAATAA
- the moaA gene encoding GTP 3',8-cyclase MoaA, whose protein sequence is MLVDGFGREVSQVRVSLTDRCNFDCIYCHNEGLGDTRGPMAPREDELSADAVIRFLEVAAEFDVEKVKFTGGEPMLREDLEEIVRRTPDAITPSLTTNGTYLPERADALRAAGLERVNVSQDALDPAAFREITKSGAYNEVIEGVKAAVEADLTPVKLNMVVFDRTVEHVPEMVDYVAENDGLRLQLIEYMPELVERPEWAIDIDRVHDWLAERADRVEVREMHHRNRYYVNGGMVEIVDPVENEDFCANCHRVRVTPDGKLKGCLNRTDDLRSMGGLSKDEIRTAFRETVENRVPYYGEYKVQNEDDEWVQNERYVETPLPSD, encoded by the coding sequence ATGCTCGTCGACGGGTTCGGTCGTGAAGTGAGCCAGGTCCGCGTGTCCCTTACCGACCGGTGTAATTTCGACTGTATCTACTGCCATAACGAGGGACTGGGTGACACGCGTGGGCCCATGGCCCCGCGCGAGGACGAACTGTCGGCCGATGCCGTGATCCGCTTTCTCGAGGTCGCAGCGGAGTTCGACGTGGAGAAAGTGAAATTCACCGGGGGTGAACCCATGCTCCGCGAGGACCTCGAAGAGATCGTTCGACGGACCCCCGACGCGATCACCCCCTCCCTGACGACCAACGGGACCTACCTTCCGGAGCGCGCCGATGCCCTCCGGGCCGCTGGGCTCGAACGCGTAAACGTCTCCCAGGACGCCCTCGATCCGGCGGCCTTTCGGGAGATCACGAAAAGCGGCGCCTACAACGAAGTGATCGAAGGGGTGAAAGCCGCCGTCGAGGCGGATCTCACCCCCGTGAAGTTGAACATGGTCGTCTTCGACAGGACGGTCGAGCACGTCCCGGAGATGGTCGATTACGTCGCGGAGAACGACGGCCTCCGTCTCCAACTCATCGAGTACATGCCGGAACTGGTCGAGCGACCCGAGTGGGCCATCGACATCGACCGCGTTCACGACTGGCTCGCCGAGCGTGCAGACCGGGTCGAAGTTCGCGAGATGCACCATCGCAACCGCTACTACGTGAACGGCGGCATGGTCGAAATCGTCGATCCCGTCGAGAACGAGGACTTCTGTGCGAACTGCCACCGGGTCCGTGTTACCCCCGACGGAAAGCTCAAGGGCTGTCTCAATCGGACGGACGATCTCCGCTCGATGGGCGGTCTGAGCAAGGACGAGATCAGGACGGCGTTCCGCGAGACGGTCGAGAACCGGGTCCCCTACTACGGGGAGTACAAGGTTCAAAACGAGGACGACGAGTGGGTCCAGAACGAGCGATACGTCGAGACGCCCCTCCCGTCCGACTAG
- a CDS encoding Mrp/NBP35 family ATP-binding protein has product MDADAVRDLLTDVEDPDLGADIVSSNLVGDISVDGDDVTVELALEAPGSSVEEEIEQSVIETLEAAGLDVTITELEEDEDDGVGVEAVGPDADEEEPLPGVTNVIAVTSGKGGVGKSTISVNLAAGLAQTGADVALFDADMYGPNVPRMLGSTGQPRATEEENIIPPEAYGMKLMSIGLMVGEDDPVIWRGALVHQTITQLIDDVEWGDLDYMVVDFPPGTGDTQLTFLQSVPITGSVIVTTPQEVAIDDARRGLQMFARHDTPVLGIAENMGTFVCPDCGSEHDIFGAGGGEAFAEENDMPFLGSIPLDPSIRESGDEGEPVVLDEDSETGQAFRDMAAETADMVGILNRQQRSQ; this is encoded by the coding sequence ATGGACGCAGATGCGGTACGCGACTTACTGACGGATGTCGAGGATCCGGACCTCGGTGCGGATATCGTATCGTCGAATCTCGTGGGCGATATCTCCGTCGACGGAGACGATGTCACCGTCGAGTTGGCCCTGGAGGCACCGGGCTCGTCGGTCGAGGAGGAGATCGAGCAATCCGTGATCGAGACCCTCGAGGCTGCGGGCCTCGACGTGACGATCACAGAACTCGAAGAGGACGAGGATGATGGTGTCGGCGTCGAGGCGGTCGGGCCGGACGCCGACGAAGAGGAGCCGCTTCCTGGCGTGACCAACGTCATCGCCGTGACGTCGGGCAAGGGTGGGGTCGGCAAGAGCACGATCTCGGTGAATCTCGCGGCCGGGCTGGCCCAGACGGGGGCGGACGTCGCCCTCTTCGACGCGGACATGTACGGCCCGAACGTGCCGCGCATGCTGGGATCGACCGGCCAGCCCAGAGCCACGGAAGAGGAGAACATCATCCCTCCGGAGGCCTACGGGATGAAACTCATGAGCATCGGCCTGATGGTGGGCGAGGACGACCCGGTCATCTGGCGGGGTGCGCTGGTCCACCAAACCATCACGCAGCTCATCGACGACGTCGAATGGGGCGACCTCGATTACATGGTCGTGGACTTCCCGCCAGGGACGGGCGATACACAACTCACCTTCCTGCAGTCGGTGCCGATCACCGGCTCGGTCATCGTCACGACCCCCCAGGAGGTCGCCATCGACGACGCCCGCCGTGGACTCCAGATGTTCGCCCGACACGACACGCCGGTGCTCGGGATCGCCGAGAACATGGGCACGTTCGTCTGTCCGGACTGTGGATCCGAACACGATATCTTCGGGGCCGGAGGTGGCGAAGCCTTCGCCGAGGAGAACGACATGCCGTTCCTGGGATCGATTCCCCTCGATCCGTCGATTCGGGAGAGCGGTGACGAGGGCGAACCGGTCGTCCTCGATGAGGACAGCGAGACGGGGCAGGCCTTCCGCGATATGGCCGCCGAGACTGCCGACATGGTCGGCATCCTCAATCGCCAGCAGCGTTCACAGTAG
- a CDS encoding 2-oxoacid:acceptor oxidoreductase subunit alpha: MTTDELIWRISGGSGDGVDSTSQNFTKALMRSGLHVFTHRHYPSRIRGGHTYVEVRASAEPVASRGDGFNVLLTLGDSFARNTDEDAVYGNEAIKPLSENLDELRDGGIIVFDSGQVDIEEVPNFEERAEEHDWQVFPVDLRGIAKEHGREIMRNTAGVGATAALIDMDLDPVEDLMAEAMSGDILEANLDVLEDAHDHVTEEFDTDTGLSVPQGEHDEEQVLLSGSHGISYGAIDEGCRFISGYPMTPWTDVFTIMSQELEEMGGIAEQVEDEIAAAAAAIGASHAGAKAMSGSSGGGFALMSEPLGLAEMTETPLVLVESMRAGPSTGMPTKTEQADLEHVLYTSQGDHSRLAFAPGDPVEAYEQTRKAFELAWKYQMPAIVIYDSKLAGEYRSVPKSAFDQEPNPDLGSTLTEDELADAPHDDTGRFQRFQHDVEDDVSPRSLPGQENGRFLATGNEHWPNGQIAEDTTNRVNQVDRRLGKLSSVRDDLNAMEESFQSHWGTEDAEIGVLTWGSTQDSVEEAVENLAATGRPVAGLGVSEIAPFPEAEIVEFVESVDEVMIVEMNASAQFRGLLQKELGAYGQKISSLLKYNGEPFRAGEIEEAIEIELNGGGEPTAQVTLRPATGD, from the coding sequence ATGACTACAGATGAACTCATCTGGCGAATCTCGGGGGGCTCCGGCGACGGGGTCGACTCGACGAGTCAGAACTTCACGAAGGCACTGATGCGGTCGGGCCTGCACGTATTCACGCATCGGCACTACCCGTCTCGGATTCGAGGCGGTCACACCTACGTCGAGGTACGGGCGTCGGCCGAACCGGTCGCCTCACGGGGCGACGGCTTCAACGTCCTGCTCACGCTGGGTGACAGTTTCGCACGAAACACGGACGAGGATGCCGTCTACGGAAACGAAGCCATCAAACCACTCTCCGAAAACCTGGATGAGCTCCGAGACGGCGGCATCATCGTCTTCGACAGCGGACAGGTGGACATCGAGGAGGTGCCCAACTTCGAGGAGCGCGCCGAGGAACACGATTGGCAGGTGTTCCCCGTCGACCTCCGTGGGATCGCCAAGGAACACGGGCGGGAGATCATGCGGAATACGGCGGGTGTGGGTGCGACGGCCGCCCTCATCGACATGGACCTCGACCCCGTCGAGGACCTGATGGCGGAGGCCATGAGCGGGGACATCCTCGAGGCAAACCTCGACGTTCTCGAGGACGCCCACGATCACGTCACCGAGGAGTTCGACACCGACACCGGTCTGTCCGTTCCGCAGGGCGAACACGACGAGGAGCAGGTCCTGCTGTCCGGCAGTCACGGTATCTCCTACGGCGCCATCGACGAGGGCTGTCGGTTTATCTCGGGCTACCCGATGACTCCGTGGACCGACGTGTTCACGATCATGTCCCAGGAACTCGAGGAGATGGGCGGCATCGCCGAGCAGGTCGAAGACGAGATCGCCGCCGCGGCCGCCGCGATCGGTGCCAGCCACGCGGGTGCGAAGGCCATGTCCGGATCGTCCGGCGGTGGCTTCGCGTTGATGTCCGAACCGCTCGGTCTCGCGGAGATGACCGAGACGCCACTCGTTCTCGTGGAGTCGATGCGCGCCGGCCCATCGACCGGGATGCCAACGAAGACCGAGCAGGCCGACCTGGAGCACGTCCTGTACACGTCCCAGGGCGACCATTCGCGGCTGGCGTTCGCGCCGGGCGACCCGGTCGAAGCGTACGAACAGACGCGCAAGGCCTTCGAACTCGCCTGGAAGTACCAGATGCCGGCCATCGTCATCTACGACTCCAAACTGGCCGGGGAGTATCGAAGCGTCCCCAAGAGTGCGTTCGACCAGGAACCCAACCCCGACCTCGGTTCGACGCTCACCGAGGACGAACTCGCGGACGCTCCCCACGACGACACCGGCCGTTTTCAGCGGTTCCAGCACGACGTCGAAGACGACGTCAGCCCGCGCTCGCTACCGGGTCAGGAGAACGGGCGATTCCTCGCGACCGGCAACGAGCACTGGCCGAACGGTCAGATCGCCGAGGACACGACCAATCGCGTCAACCAGGTCGATCGGCGCCTCGGGAAGCTCTCGTCGGTCCGTGATGACCTGAACGCGATGGAGGAGTCCTTCCAGTCCCACTGGGGCACAGAGGACGCCGAGATCGGCGTCCTCACCTGGGGCAGTACGCAGGACTCCGTCGAGGAGGCCGTCGAAAACCTCGCAGCCACGGGACGACCGGTCGCGGGACTCGGCGTCAGCGAGATCGCCCCCTTCCCGGAGGCAGAGATCGTGGAATTCGTCGAGAGCGTCGACGAGGTGATGATCGTCGAGATGAACGCCAGCGCCCAGTTCCGGGGACTTCTCCAGAAGGAACTCGGTGCGTACGGCCAGAAGATATCGAGCCTGCTCAAGTACAATGGGGAACCCTTCCGCGCCGGCGAAATCGAAGAGGCCATCGAGATCGAACTGAACGGCGGGGGCGAGCCAACTGCCCAGGTAACCCTTCGACCGGCAACGGGTGATTAG
- a CDS encoding thiamine pyrophosphate-dependent enzyme, with the protein MTAFNATGSESDVERDEYTPEIEPQATWCPGCGDFAVLKALKGALAELGKDPEEILLVSGIGCSSKINSYFDSYGFHSIHGRPLPIARSANLANPDLEVVAAGGDGDGYGIGGNHFTHSARENHDMTYIVFNNEVFGLTKGQSSPTSPKGHTSKTQKKGVAKDPVRPLSLGLSAGASYIARTAAVNPRQAQDILVEAIQHDGFSHVDFLTQCPTWNKDARQYVPYVDVQDSEDYDFDITDRGEAFEMMYETENALYEGTVLTGRYYRDEERRTYREEKQMRGEMPDDPLVERYFDEDYEWERSYDLLDRHA; encoded by the coding sequence ATGACTGCATTCAACGCCACCGGCTCGGAATCGGACGTAGAGCGCGACGAGTACACTCCCGAAATCGAACCGCAAGCGACCTGGTGTCCGGGCTGTGGCGACTTCGCCGTTCTCAAAGCCCTGAAGGGTGCACTCGCCGAACTGGGCAAGGATCCCGAGGAGATCCTCCTCGTGTCGGGGATCGGCTGCTCCTCGAAGATCAACAGCTACTTCGACAGTTACGGGTTCCACTCCATTCACGGGCGCCCGTTGCCCATCGCGCGGTCGGCCAACCTGGCCAATCCCGATCTGGAGGTCGTCGCCGCAGGTGGGGACGGCGACGGGTACGGCATCGGTGGGAACCACTTCACCCACTCGGCCCGCGAGAACCACGACATGACCTACATCGTGTTCAACAACGAGGTCTTCGGACTCACCAAGGGCCAGTCGTCGCCGACCAGTCCGAAGGGGCACACGTCCAAAACACAGAAAAAGGGGGTCGCGAAGGACCCGGTCCGCCCCCTCTCGCTCGGACTGTCCGCCGGCGCGTCCTACATCGCACGGACGGCCGCGGTCAATCCCCGGCAGGCACAGGACATTCTCGTCGAGGCGATCCAGCACGACGGGTTCTCTCACGTGGACTTCCTCACGCAGTGTCCGACCTGGAACAAGGACGCACGCCAGTACGTCCCGTACGTCGACGTCCAGGACTCCGAGGACTACGACTTCGACATCACTGATCGCGGCGAGGCCTTCGAGATGATGTACGAGACGGAGAACGCCCTCTACGAGGGGACGGTTCTCACCGGTCGGTACTACCGTGACGAAGAGCGCCGTACCTACCGGGAGGAAAAGCAGATGCGCGGCGAGATGCCCGACGACCCCCTCGTGGAACGCTACTTCGACGAGGACTACGAATGGGAGCGCTCGTACGACCTCCTCGACCGCCACGCGTAA
- the lrpA1 gene encoding HTH-type transcriptional regulator LrpA1: MSAESTKDRILEVLEADAKASYAEIAERAGVSKPTVRKYINELEEEGVVVGYSADVDPKKLSGQSIAIVGISVESDSYVTATNELTDLDAVKTLYTSSGDHMLMAEVRAQDGDALGEVIRESILGIEGVTAAHPSFLQERLK; this comes from the coding sequence GTGAGCGCCGAATCGACCAAGGACCGAATTCTGGAAGTGCTCGAAGCGGACGCCAAAGCGTCCTACGCCGAGATCGCCGAGCGGGCTGGCGTCTCGAAGCCCACCGTCCGCAAATACATCAACGAACTCGAGGAGGAGGGCGTCGTCGTCGGCTACTCCGCCGACGTCGATCCCAAAAAACTCTCCGGACAGAGCATCGCCATCGTCGGCATCTCCGTCGAGAGCGACAGCTACGTCACGGCGACGAACGAGCTAACCGATCTCGATGCGGTCAAAACCCTCTACACATCCAGTGGCGACCACATGCTCATGGCCGAAGTCCGGGCCCAGGACGGCGACGCGCTCGGCGAGGTCATCCGCGAATCGATCCTCGGCATCGAGGGCGTCACTGCCGCCCACCCCTCCTTCCTTCAGGAACGACTCAAGTGA
- a CDS encoding pyridoxal phosphate-dependent aminotransferase — translation METSPFSAMDVLERASEREGVVHMEVGEPDIEPPKAATEAAIASLRAGNVGYTSSRGKADLREAIARYYERTYGVDVPPDRIIVAPGSSPALLVTMLTTVDPGEEVVLTDPYYAPYPNFVRQAEGRVTTVTLDPENGFVPRVADFEEKVDQHTAAMMLNSPQNPTGAVMDGRTIEELVTLAERTDTRIISDEIYHGLAYDATEHSVLEYTDEAFVLDGVSKRYGMTGWRLGWAVVPPGEVRAFNNLVQNVLICAPNFVQDGARAALETEPSWLEDARDTYRERRDLLLDAARRWGLDMGYTPSGAYYLLLDVSDLPGDAFEVADVFLEEANVAMTPGPDFGSMAEDTLRASYATSTADIELAIDRLDELLVEFGPEAHLSRS, via the coding sequence ATGGAAACATCGCCTTTCTCGGCGATGGACGTCCTCGAACGGGCCAGTGAACGTGAGGGTGTCGTCCACATGGAAGTGGGCGAACCCGACATCGAACCCCCGAAAGCAGCAACAGAGGCAGCCATCGCATCGCTTCGCGCAGGGAACGTCGGGTACACCTCCTCTCGCGGGAAAGCGGACCTCCGCGAGGCTATCGCCCGATATTACGAACGGACGTACGGCGTCGACGTGCCGCCGGACCGAATCATCGTAGCTCCGGGCTCATCGCCCGCGCTCCTCGTGACGATGCTGACGACCGTTGACCCGGGCGAGGAAGTCGTGCTCACCGATCCGTACTACGCGCCGTATCCCAACTTCGTGCGCCAGGCCGAGGGACGGGTGACGACGGTTACCCTCGATCCCGAGAACGGGTTCGTCCCGCGTGTCGCTGACTTCGAGGAAAAAGTGGACCAGCACACGGCCGCCATGATGCTCAACTCCCCGCAAAATCCCACGGGCGCCGTCATGGACGGTCGAACGATCGAGGAACTCGTGACGCTGGCCGAGCGGACCGACACCCGCATCATCTCCGACGAGATCTATCACGGGCTGGCGTACGATGCGACCGAACACTCGGTGCTGGAGTACACCGACGAGGCGTTCGTCCTCGACGGCGTCTCGAAGCGGTACGGGATGACCGGCTGGCGGCTGGGCTGGGCCGTCGTACCGCCGGGAGAGGTCAGGGCTTTCAATAACCTCGTCCAGAACGTCCTCATCTGTGCGCCGAACTTCGTCCAGGACGGTGCCCGGGCCGCCCTCGAGACGGAGCCCTCCTGGCTCGAGGATGCGCGGGACACCTATCGCGAGCGTCGTGACCTGTTGCTCGACGCGGCCCGCCGCTGGGGGCTCGACATGGGGTACACCCCCTCGGGCGCGTATTACCTCCTCCTTGACGTGAGCGACCTCCCAGGGGACGCCTTCGAGGTCGCGGACGTGTTCCTGGAGGAAGCGAACGTCGCGATGACGCCCGGCCCCGATTTCGGATCGATGGCGGAGGACACGCTCCGGGCGTCGTATGCGACCAGCACTGCCGACATCGAACTGGCGATCGATCGGCTCGACGAGCTACTGGTGGAGTTCGGACCGGAAGCTCACTTGAGTCGTTCCTGA
- a CDS encoding DMT family transporter, translating into MAAVAVAIVAVSTSAILVRLSEAPSLVKAFYRVLFTTVFLLPFAGRYRHDFGRIQRRDLLIALITGVALAVHFAAWFESLEWTSVAASVTLVQIQPIFVAVGAWAFLDERIGARTIGGILVALVGATILSGASLFGEGVVGADPLLGNMLATVGAVMAAGYVLAGRSLRQRLPLVPYALVVYSAAATALLAFAVADGAALSGYPPREWALFVAMAVGPGLLGHTLINWALKYVESSVVSVSLLGEPVGSAILALLIFTEVPGVATIIGGSIVLVGIFVTARARRT; encoded by the coding sequence ATGGCGGCCGTCGCGGTCGCGATCGTCGCCGTCAGCACGAGCGCGATCCTGGTTCGGCTCAGCGAGGCCCCGAGCCTGGTAAAAGCCTTCTACCGCGTCCTTTTCACCACGGTCTTCTTGCTCCCGTTCGCCGGGCGGTATCGCCACGACTTCGGCCGAATCCAGCGTCGCGATCTCCTCATCGCGTTGATCACCGGCGTCGCGTTAGCCGTCCACTTCGCGGCGTGGTTCGAATCCCTCGAGTGGACGAGCGTCGCGGCCTCCGTGACGCTCGTCCAGATCCAGCCGATCTTCGTCGCGGTCGGCGCGTGGGCCTTCCTCGACGAACGGATCGGTGCCCGAACGATCGGTGGGATTCTCGTGGCACTTGTGGGAGCGACCATCCTGTCCGGTGCGAGCCTCTTCGGCGAGGGGGTCGTTGGGGCGGACCCGTTGCTCGGTAACATGCTGGCGACCGTCGGCGCCGTAATGGCCGCAGGGTACGTCCTCGCCGGTCGGTCGCTCCGGCAGCGTCTCCCGCTGGTGCCCTACGCCCTCGTCGTGTACAGCGCTGCTGCCACTGCGCTGCTGGCGTTCGCCGTGGCCGATGGGGCCGCACTGTCTGGCTATCCGCCCCGGGAGTGGGCACTCTTCGTGGCGATGGCGGTCGGTCCCGGACTCCTCGGTCACACGCTCATCAACTGGGCGTTGAAGTACGTCGAATCAAGTGTCGTCAGCGTTTCGTTGCTCGGGGAGCCCGTCGGTAGCGCGATTCTAGCCCTGCTCATCTTCACGGAGGTTCCGGGAGTCGCCACCATCATCGGCGGCTCGATCGTCCTCGTGGGCATCTTCGTCACCGCTCGGGCGCGCCGAACCTGA